In Rattus rattus isolate New Zealand chromosome 9, Rrattus_CSIRO_v1, whole genome shotgun sequence, a genomic segment contains:
- the Tlcd2 gene encoding TLC domain-containing protein 2 — protein MASGGLLVAGASFAAFRGLHWGLQLMPTPESIRERWMWRNIFVSLMHSLLSGTGALVGLWLFPQMVTDPIYDHPSWARVLVAVSVGYFVADGVDMLWNQTLAQTWDLLCHHLVVVSCLSTAVVSGHFVGFSMVSLLLELNSICLHLRKLLLLSHKASSLAFRVSSWATLTTLVLFRLLPLGWMSLWLFRQHYQVSLALVILCGTGLVTVGSISISLGVRILIKDVLQPRPYPFILVHKETQQTKTCEPVTRNNSTLSLKGMEVFSSVSPQEGGAGKRRW, from the exons ATGGCATCCGGGGGACTCCTTGTGGCTGGCGCCTCTTTCGCGGCGTTTCGGGGACTGCATTGGGGGCTGCAGCTGATGCCCACCCCGGAATCGATTCGGGAACGCTGGATGTGGCGGAACATTTTCGTTTCGCTGATGCACAGCCTACTCTCTGGAACAGGAGCACTGGTCGG GCTGTGGCTGTTTCCTCAGATGGTCACGGACCCGATTTATGATCACCCATCGTGGGCACGGGTCCTAGTAGCAGTGTCAGTGG GTTATTTCGTGGCAGATGGAGTTGACATGCTGTGGAATCAGACGTTGGCCCAGACCTGGGACCTTCTCTGTCACCACTTAGTG GTAGTGAGCTGCCTCAGCACCGCCGTTGTGTCTGGCCACTTTGTGGGCTTCTCTATGGTATCTCTACTTCTGGAGCTGAACTCCATCTGTCTGCATCTACggaagctgctgctgctctcccatAAGGCCTCATCCTTGGCCTTCAGAGTAAGCAGTTGGGCCACCCTGACCACCCTGGTCCTCTTTCGCCTTCTACCTCTGGGATGGATGAGTCTGTGGTTGTTTCGGCAGCACTACCAGGTGTCTCTTGCTCTGGTCATCCTTTGTGGAACTGGGCTGGTCACGGTGGGTAGCATAAGCATCTCACTGGGAGTTCGAATTCTGATCAAGGATGTCTTGCAGCCTCGGCCCTACCCATTTATTCTTGTGCACAAGGAGACTCAGCAAACCAAGACATGTGAGCCTGTCACCAGGAACAATTCCACTCTCAGTCTGAAAGGCATGGAGGTTTTCTCTTCTGTCAGCCCACAGGAaggtggggctgggaagaggaGGTGGTAA
- the Wdr81 gene encoding WD repeat-containing protein 81, whose product MAQGSRRRKVVLTAGAEGCSSSGPDMEELLRCVERDLNIDARQLALAPGGTHVVALVSTRWLASLRERRLGPCPRAEGLGEAEVRTLLQRSVQRLPQGWTRVEVHGLRKRRLSYPLGGVLPFEEGSCSPETLTRFMQEVAAQNYRNLWRHAYHTYGQPYSHSTAPSAIPALDSIRQALQRVYGCTFLPVGESIQCLSNVRDGPSRGSPACPSLLRAEALLESPEMLYVVHPYVQFSLHDVVTFSPAKLTNSQAKVLFILFRVLRAMDACHRQGLACGALSLHHIAVDEKLCSELRLDLSAYEMPSEDENQEVSEEKDRTGVKSEKHGEGRPGCPTCQKELRGLVLDWVHGRISNFHYLMQLNRLAGRRQGDPNYHPVLPWVVDFTTPYGRFRDLRKSKFRLNKGDKQLDFTYEMTRQAFVAGGAGSGEPLHVPHHISDVLSDITYYVYKARRTPRSVLCGHVRAQWEPHEYPATMERMQTWTPDECIPEFYTDPSIFCSIHPDMPDLDVPAWCSSNQEFVTAHRALLESWEVSQDLHHWIDLTFGYKLQGKEAVKEKNVCLHLVDAHTHLTSYGVVQLFDQPHPQRLAGAPALAPEPPLIPRLLVQPIQEATGQEDISGQLINGAGRHVVEATPCESGWTRERPTAGEDDLEQATEALDSISIPGKAGDQPGSSSSQASPGLLPFSAPSGSRPGRRSKATGLDSGEGDEGKIVLPEGFSPIQALEELEKVGNFLARGLGSQLEEPEKPQAQPPVYLQSLFHRDMQVLGVLLAEMVFATRVRILQPDAPLWVRFEAVRGLCTRHSKDIPVSLQPVLDTLLQLSGPKSPLVVKKGKLDPLFEYRPVSQGLPPPSPAQLLSPFSSVVPFPTYFPALHKFILLYQARRVEDEVQGRELVFALWQQLGAVLNDITPEGLEILLPFVLSLMSEEHTAVYTAWYLFEPVAKALGPKNTIKYLLKPLIGAYENPCRLHGRFYLYTDCFVAQLVVRLGLQAFLIHLLPHVLQVLAGVEASQEEGKGLVGTTEDEENELPVPGPGSCAFGEEIQMGGQPAASSGLGLPDYRSGVSFHDQADLPDTEDFQAGLYVAESPQPQEAEAVSLGQLSDKSSTSEASQGEERGGDDGGAPVDKNSVKSGDSSQDLKQSEGSEEEEEEEEGCVVLEEEEQDEVTGTSELTLSDTILSMETVVAPGDGRDREEEEEPLPEQTEGKEQKILLDTACKMVRWLSAKLGPTVASRHVARNLLRLLTSCYVGPTRQQFTVSCDDSPPLNAGNIYQKRPVLGDIVSGPVLSCLLHIAHLYGEPVLTYQYLPYISYLVAPGSNSSPSRLNSRKEAGLLAAVTLTQKIIVYLSDTTLMDILPRISHEVLLPVLSFLTSFVTGFPSGAQARTVLCVKTISLIALICLRIGQEMVQQHLSEPVATFFQVFSHLHELRQQDLQLDLKGCTEGQLPEATFSDGQRRPVDPTLLEELQKVFTLEMAYTIYVPFSCLLGDIIRKIIPNHELVGELAGLYLESMSPSSLRNPASMEPAMPSAGPEWDPQSGSCLQDDGHSGTFGSVLVGNRIQIPDSQPQSSGPLGSISGVGSGGLSSRNEDNALKRELPRSAHGLSGNWLAYWQYEIGVSQQDAHFHFHQIRLQSFPGHTGAVKCVAALSSEDFFLSGSKDRTVRLWPLYNYGDGTSETAPRLIYAQHRKSVFYVGQLEAPQYVVSCDGAVHVWDPFTGKTLRTVDPSDSRVPLTAVAVMPAPHTSITMASSDSTLRFVDCRKPGLQHEFRLGGGLNPGLVRSLAVSPSGRSVVAGFSSGFMVLLDTRTGLVLRGWPAHEGDILQIKAVEGSVIVSSSSDHSLTVWKELEQKPTHHYKSASDPIHTFDLYGSEVVTGTVANKIGVCSLLEPPSQATTKLSSENFRGTLTSLALLPTKRHLLLGSDNGIIRLLA is encoded by the exons ATGGCCCAGGGGAGCAGAAGGCGGAAAGTGGTTCTTACAGCAGGGGCCGAGGGCTGCTCCTCCTCAGGACCTGACATGGAGGAGCTGCTCCGGTGCGTGGAGAGAGATCTGAACATCGATGCCCGGCAGCTGGCCCTGGCGCCGGGGGGCACCCACGTGGTGGCCCTAGTGTCCACGCGTTGGTTAGCTAGTCTCCGGGAGCGCCGGCTGGGACCCTGTCCCCGGGCTGAGGGCCTGGGCGAAGCGGAAGTCAGGACTCTACTGCAACGTTCGGTACAGAGGCTACCCCAGGGCTGGACGCGAGTGGAGGTGCACGGGCTGCGGAAACGGAGACTGTCCTACCCGCTGGGCGGAGTCTTGCCCTTTGAGGAGGGGTCCTGTAGCCCTGAGACTCTCACTCGTTTCATGCAGGAGGTGGCTGCCCAGAATTACCGGAACCTGTGGCGCCATGCATATCACACTTATGGGCAGCCCTATAGCCACAGCACTGCCCCCTCAGCTATACCTGCCCTAGACTCTATCAGACAAGCTCTACAGAGGGTCTATGGATGCACCTTCCTGCCAGTGGGTGAATCCATCCAATGTCTATCAAATGTCAGGGATGGGCCCTCTCGGGGCAGCCCTGCCTGCCCCAGCCTTTTGCGAGCTGAGGCCCTGCTGGAGTCACCCGAGATGCTCTATGTGGTACACCCTTACGTGCAGTTCTCCCTACATGATGTAGTTACCTTCAGCCCTGCCAAACTGACCAACAGCCAAGCCAAGGTGCTTTTCATTCTCTTCCGTGTTCTGAGGGCCATGGATGCCTGTCACCGCCAGGGTCTGGCCTGTGGGGCCCTGTCTTTGCACCACATCGCTGTAGACGAGAAGCTTTGCAGCGAGCTCCGGCTGGACCTGAGTGCTTATGAGATGCCGTCTGAGGATGAGAATCAGGAGGTCTCTGAAGAGAAAGACAGGACAGGTGTTAAGTCTGAAAAACACGGGGAAGGGAGACCTGGGTGTCCCACCTGCCAGAAAGAACTTAGGGGCCTTGTGCTAGACTGGGTCCATGGCCGCATCAGCAACTTCCACTACCTCATGCAGCTGAATCGGTTGGCAGGTCGACGGCAGGGGGATCCCAACTATCACCCAGTGCTGCCCTGGGTGGTGGATTTTACCACACCTTATGGGCGCTTCCGAGACCTTCGTAAATCCAAGTTCCGACTCAACAAGGGAGACAAGCAATTGGACTTCACCTATGAGATGACACGGCAGGCATTTGTAGCCGGTGGTGCGGGAAGTGGGGAGCCGCTTCATGTTCCTCACCACATCTCCGATGTGCTCTCTGACATCACATACTATGTATACAAGGCCCGTCGCACGCCTCGATCGGTGCTCTGTGGACATGTCCGAGCACAGTGGGAGCCCCACGAGTATCCTGCCACCATGGAGCGGATGCAGACCTGGACACCAGATGAGTGCATACCCGAGTTCTACACGGATCCCTCTATCTTTTGCTCCATCCACCCTGACATGCCTGACCTGGACGTGCCAGCCTGGTGCAGTTCTAACCAGGAATTTGTGACTGCCCACAGAGCACTGCTGGAGAGCTGGGAGGTGTCCCAAGACCTGCATCATTGGATTGACCTTACTTTTGGCTACAAACTCCAGGGCAAAGAAGCTGTGAAGGAGAAGAATGTGTGTCTGCACCTGGTGGATGCTCACACCCATCTGACCAGCTATGGCGTGGTACAGCTGTTTGATCAGCCACACCCCCAACGCCTGGCTGGGGCTCCTGCCCTGGCCCCTGAACCTCCACTCATCCCCCGGCTGTTGGTCCAACCTATTCAGGAGGCCACGGGCCAGGAGGACATCTCAGGACAACTTATTAATGGTGCGGGCAGGCATGTTGTAGAGGCCACTCCATGTGAGAGTGGCTGGACTAGAGAGAGGCCCACGGCAGGGGAAGATGACTTAGAACAGGCTACAGAAGCTCTGgattccatttccatccctgggAAAGCAGGTGACCAGCCAGGCTCTTCCTCCAGTCAGGCCTCACCTGGTCTGTTGCCTTTTTCTGCACCCTCAGGCTCTCGGCCAGGCCGCAGGAGCAAAGCTACCGGGTTGGATTCCGGGGAGGGCGACGAGGGCAAGATTGTTCTTCCAGAAGGCTTCAGTCCCATACAGGCCTTGGAAGAGCTAGAGAAAGTGGGTAACTTCCTGGCCAGAGGCCTAGGGAGCCAGTTGGAGGAACCTGAGAAGCCTCAAGCCCAGCCACCTGTGTACCTGCAGAGTCTCTTCCACCGAGACATGCAGGTGCTGGGTGTCCTGTTGGCTGAGATGGTGTTTGCCACCAGGGTCCGGATACTGCAGCCCGATGCACCTTTGTGGGTACGCTTTGAGGCTGTTAGGGGCCTCTGCACACGCCACTCCAAGGACATCCCCGTGTCTCTGCAGCCTGTGCTGGACACACTCCTGCAGCTGAGTGGACCCAAAAGTCCCTTAGTGGTGAAGAAGGGCAAGCTGGACCCACTGTTTGAGTACAGGCCTGTTTCCCAAGGCTTGCCCccacccagcccagctcagctcCTCAGTCCCTTCAGCTCCGTGGTCCCCTTCCCTACCTACTTCCCAGCGCTGCACAAGTTCATTCTTTTATATCAGGCCCGGCGTGTGGAGGATGAGGTCCAGGGACGGGAGCTGGTGTTTGCTCTATGGCAGCAGCTGGGTGCTGTGTTAAACGACATCACTCCTGAGggcttggagatcctcctgccttttgtGCTGTCACTCATGTCAGAGGAGCACACGGCTGTGTACACAGCCTGGTACCTATTTGAACCTGTTGCCAAGGCCCTGGGCCCCAAAAATACCATTAAGTACCTCCTGAAGCCTCTCATTGGTGCCTATGAGAACCCCTGCCGCCTGCATGGCCGCTTCTACCTGTACACTGACTGTTTTGTAGCCCAGTTGGTGGTGCGGTTGGGCTTACAGGCCTTCCTTATCCACCTGCTGCCCCACGTCCTACAGGTACTGGCTGGGGTGGAGGCCTCCCAAGAGGAGGGCAAAGGCCTGGTTGGGACCACTGAGGATGAGGAAAACGAGCTCCCCGTGCCTGGGCCTGGCTCCTGTGCCTTTGGGGAGGAGATTCAAATGGGTGGACAGCCGGCTGCTTCCTCAGGACTGGGGCTCCCAGACTACAGGTCAGGCGTCAGCTTCCATGACCAGGCCGACCTGCCCGACACCGAGGACTTCCAAGCTGGACTCTACGTGGCCGAGTCTCCACAGCCCCAGGAGGCCGAGGCCGTGAGCCTGGGCCAGCTGAGCGACAAGAGCAGCACTAGTGAAGCCTCACAGGGcgaggagaggggtggggatgaTGGGGGTGCCCCTGTGGACAAGAACAGCGTGAAGTCAGGGGACAGCAGCCAGGACTTGAAGCAAAGTGAAggctctgaggaagaggaggaggaggaggaaggctgtgtggtgttggaggaggaggagcaggatgaAGTCACAGGAACATCCGAGCTCACTCTGTCTGACACAATACTGTCCATGGAGACGGTTGTGGCTCCCGGcgatgggagagacagagaagaggaagaggagccccTGCCAGAGCAGACAGAAGGCAAAGAGCAGAAGATCCTCCTTG ATACAGCCTGCAAGATGGTCCGCTGGCTGTCCGCCAAGCTTGGCCCCACTGTAGCCTCTCGCCACGTGGCCCGGAACCTGTTGCGCCTGCTGACATCTTGTTATGTTG GGCCCACTAGGCAGCAGTTCACAGTCAGCTGTGATGACAGCCCCCCACTGAACGCCGGCAACATCTACCAGAAGAGGCCAGTACTAGGTGACATCGTGTCCGGGCCCGTGCTCAGCTGTCTCCTCCATATTGCCCACCTATATGGAGAACCTGTTCTCACCTACCAGTACCTGCCCTACATCAGCTACCTG GTAGCCCCGGGGAGCAACTCAAGCCCCAGCCGACTGAACAGCCGCAAGGAGGCCGGGCTGCTGGCTGCGGTGACACTGACTCAGAAAATCATCGTATACCTCTCCGACACTACCCTCATGGACATTCTGCCCCGCATTAGCCACGAGGTCTTGCTGCCTGTGCTCAGCTTCCTCACCTCCTTTGTTACAGG GTTCCCAAGCGGGGCCCAGGCCCGGACTGTCCTGTGTGTGAAGACCATTAGTCTCATTGCCCTCATCTGCCTGCGCATCGGACAGGAGATGGTCCAGCAGCACCTCAGCGAGCCGGTGGCCACCTTCTTTCAAGTCTTTTCTCATCTGCATGAGCTTCGGCAGCAG GATCTGCAGCTGGATCTCAAGGGCTGTACTGAGGGCCAACTGCCAGAGGCAACCTTCTCTGATGGGCAGCGACGGCCAGTGGACCCCACCCTGCTGGAGGAGCTGCAGAAGGTGTTCACCCTGGAAATGGCGTACACAATCTACGTACCTTTCTCCTGCCTGTTGG GTGACATCATCCGGAAAATTATCCCCAACCACGAGTTGGTCGGGGAGCTGGCAGGGCTATATCTGGAGAGCATGAGCCCAAGCTCTCTTCGAAACCCAGCCAGCATGGAACCCGCCATGCCTAGTGCTGGCCCTGAATGGGACCCTCAGAGTGGGAGCTGTCTCCAGGATGATGGCCACTCGGGGACCTTTGGGAGCGTCCTGGTTGGAAATCGCATCCAGATCCCCGACTCTCAGCCCCAGAGTTCCGGGCCACTGGGCTCCATCTCTGGAGTGGGTAGTGGAGGCCTCAGCAGCAGGAATGAAGACAATGCTCTGAAGCGGGAGCTGCCCCGGAGTGCCCACGGCCTGAGCGGGAACTGGCTAGCATACTGGCAGTACGAGATCGGCGTGAGCCAGCAGGATGCCCACTTCCACTTCCACCAGATCCGCCTGCAGAGCTTTCCAGGCCACACCGGGGCTGTCAAGTGTGTGGCTGCCCTGAGCAGTGAAGACTTCTTTCTGAGTGGCAGCAAGGACCGTACGGTGCGTCTTTGGCCACTGTACAACTATGGGGATGGGACCAGTGAGACAGCTCCCCGTCTCATCTACGCCCAGCACCGCAAAAGTGTCTTCTACGTGGGCCAGCTTGAGGCCCCGCAGTATGTGGTGAGCTGTGATGGGGCAGTGCACGTCTGGGACCCCTTCACAG GGAAGACCCTTCGTACAGTGGATCCTTCAGACAGCCGGGTACCCCTGACTGCTGTAGCTGTCATGCCTGCCCCCCACACCAGCATCACCATGGCCAGCTCTGACTCCACCCTGCGCTTTGTGGATTGCAGGAAGCCTGGCTTGCAG CATGAGTTCCGACTGGGTGGAGGGCTGAACCCTGGGCTTGTTCGCTCCTTGGCTGTCAGCCCCAGTGGCCGGAGTGTTGTGGCTGGCTTCTCCTCTGGCTTCATGGTGCTTCTAGATACCCGCACGGGCCTGGTTCTCCGAGGCTGGCCGGCCCATGAAGGGGACATTCTACAGATCAAG GCTGTAGAGGGCAGTGTGATAGTCAGCTCCTCTTCCGACCATTCCTTGACTGTTTGGAAGGAGCTGGAGCAGAAGCCCACGCACCACTACAAGTCAGCATCGGACCCAATCCACACCTTCGACCTGTACGGCAGCGAGGTGGTCACTGGCACTGTGGCCAACAAGATTGGTGTCTGTTCCCTGCTTGAACCACCCTCTCAGGCCACCACAAAGCTCAGTTCCGAGAACTTCCGTGGTACACTCACCAGTCTGGCTTTGCTGCCCACGAAACGCCACCTCCTGCTGGGCTCTGACAATGGCATCATCCGCCTCCTGGCATAG